A DNA window from Parabacteroides johnsonii DSM 18315 contains the following coding sequences:
- a CDS encoding aldose epimerase family protein: MKNESTLSGLTVANFSKQIDGKETMLCILTNNKGAELTITNYGAKIVSLMVPDRSGKLTDVVTGHNSIDEYLVSEEPYFGAICGRYGNRIAGGKFTLDGVVYDKLAINNGPNSLHGGLKGFNSVVWDLNKIDGQTVELKYTSADGEEGFPGKLDTTVTYHLSDDNEVVIMYHAVTDKPTVLNLTNHSYFNLSGQGDPSVYDHKLTINADYYLPTDETAIPYGPKEKVEGTPMDFRTPHEVGERIDEDFEALNFGKGYDHTYILNKKEENELSFCARCVSPKTGIVMECYTTQPGVQLYTGNWMTGNFVGKNGQRYPARAALCLETQHYPDSPNKPEYPSTVLRPGETFQSKTIYKFTVE, from the coding sequence ATGAAGAACGAAAGCACGCTGTCTGGCTTGACTGTAGCTAATTTCAGCAAGCAAATAGATGGCAAGGAGACGATGCTGTGCATCCTTACAAATAACAAAGGAGCAGAACTTACCATTACCAACTACGGTGCAAAAATTGTATCGCTTATGGTACCGGATCGGTCCGGAAAGTTAACCGATGTAGTGACAGGACACAATTCTATAGACGAATACCTGGTATCCGAAGAACCTTATTTCGGAGCTATTTGCGGACGATATGGCAACCGTATCGCAGGTGGAAAATTCACATTGGATGGTGTTGTGTACGATAAATTGGCTATCAACAACGGGCCGAACAGCCTGCATGGAGGTTTGAAAGGCTTCAATTCCGTAGTCTGGGATCTGAACAAGATCGACGGCCAGACGGTAGAGCTGAAATATACGTCTGCCGATGGTGAAGAAGGTTTCCCCGGAAAACTGGATACAACGGTTACTTATCATCTTTCCGATGACAATGAGGTCGTAATCATGTACCATGCGGTAACAGACAAACCGACCGTCCTGAACCTGACCAATCACTCCTACTTCAACCTCTCCGGCCAGGGTGATCCTTCTGTATATGATCACAAACTGACAATCAATGCGGATTACTATCTGCCGACCGACGAGACGGCTATTCCTTACGGTCCGAAGGAAAAAGTGGAAGGAACCCCGATGGATTTCCGCACTCCACACGAAGTAGGCGAACGTATCGATGAAGATTTCGAAGCACTGAATTTCGGAAAAGGTTATGACCATACATATATATTAAACAAAAAAGAAGAAAACGAACTGTCGTTCTGCGCCCGTTGCGTATCACCCAAAACCGGCATCGTAATGGAATGCTACACGACACAGCCGGGCGTACAATTATACACAGGCAACTGGATGACGGGCAATTTTGTCGGCAAGAACGGACAACGCTATCCGGCACGTGCCGCCCTCTGTCTGGAAACACAGCATTATCCCGATAGCCCGAACAAACCGGAATATCCGTCTACCGTCCTGCGGCCGGGCGAAACATTCCAAAGCAAGACAATCTACAAATTCACAGTAGAATAA
- a CDS encoding alpha-L-arabinofuranosidase C-terminal domain-containing protein: MTKSMKKAISLCLFSMGAVGLMAQSNEFKIDVQKTGAPIQSTMYGIFFEDINFGADGGLYAELIKNRSFEFENPFGGWMPFGNVSVQTKNPCFDRNPHYVRLSYEKELTGTGLDNEGFKGIGIREGEKYDFSLYARTQSGMPVKLRINLVDSRNDLYEQKEIEVSGKEWKKYTVVLTPGVTEARSRLRITMATKGTVDLEHISLFPQKTFNNRPNGMRADLAQALKDLKPGVFRFPGGCIVEGTNKATRYQWKNTIGPVENRPININRWNYTFSHKKFPDYYQSYGLGFFEYFQLSEDIGAEPLPVLNCGLSCQYENQDPNENCPVDKLQPYIDDALDLIEFANGPVTSKWGKIRADMGHPAPFNLKLIAIGNEQWGPLYPERLEPFIKAIRARYPEIKIIGSSGPQSEGEDFNFLWPEMKRLKVDLVDEHFYRSPEWFLNGAKRYDSYDRQGPKVFAGEYACHPANRENSFLTALCEAAFMTGFERNADVVHLCTYAPLFAHVDAWQWRPDLIWFDNLSLVKTPNYYVQQLYGHNAGTNVVPLTMQDEPVTGQQDLYATAAVDKHSNELIIKVANTGICNKRIKLNLNGLSAGKHKGMLTLLHSSDLEAKNTLCNPSAVVPVVSDIEMEAPQMDVNLKPLSFSVYRIKL, from the coding sequence ATGACAAAAAGTATGAAAAAAGCCATTTCCCTATGTCTATTTAGCATGGGTGCTGTCGGTTTAATGGCACAAAGTAATGAGTTTAAAATAGATGTACAGAAAACAGGTGCACCTATCCAGTCGACCATGTACGGGATCTTTTTTGAAGATATCAATTTCGGTGCCGATGGAGGCCTGTATGCCGAACTTATCAAGAACCGTTCTTTCGAGTTTGAAAACCCTTTCGGAGGCTGGATGCCGTTCGGAAATGTCAGTGTACAGACCAAGAATCCTTGTTTTGATCGTAACCCGCATTATGTCCGCCTTTCTTATGAAAAGGAACTGACCGGAACCGGCCTTGACAATGAAGGCTTCAAAGGAATCGGTATCCGGGAAGGGGAGAAGTACGACTTCTCTTTATATGCCCGTACCCAGTCCGGTATGCCGGTTAAGTTGCGTATCAACTTGGTGGACAGCCGGAACGACCTGTACGAACAAAAAGAGATCGAGGTGAGTGGCAAGGAATGGAAGAAATATACGGTTGTCCTGACACCGGGAGTGACGGAGGCCCGTTCCCGTCTGCGTATCACGATGGCGACGAAAGGAACTGTCGATCTCGAACACATTTCACTGTTTCCGCAAAAGACATTCAATAACCGTCCGAACGGTATGCGTGCCGATTTGGCACAGGCATTGAAAGATCTGAAACCGGGTGTCTTCCGCTTTCCCGGCGGTTGCATCGTGGAGGGTACGAACAAAGCTACTCGTTACCAGTGGAAAAACACGATCGGTCCGGTCGAGAATCGTCCGATCAACATCAACCGTTGGAACTATACATTCTCACATAAGAAATTCCCGGATTATTACCAGTCTTACGGCCTGGGCTTTTTCGAATATTTCCAGTTGAGCGAAGATATCGGGGCAGAACCGCTTCCCGTGTTGAATTGCGGCCTTTCTTGTCAGTATGAGAACCAGGATCCGAACGAGAATTGCCCGGTGGACAAGTTGCAACCTTATATAGACGATGCCCTCGACCTGATCGAGTTTGCCAACGGTCCGGTAACCAGCAAATGGGGAAAGATACGTGCCGATATGGGACATCCGGCTCCTTTCAACCTGAAACTCATTGCCATCGGCAACGAACAGTGGGGGCCGCTTTATCCCGAACGTCTCGAACCGTTTATCAAGGCGATCCGTGCCAGATATCCGGAGATAAAAATCATCGGTAGTTCCGGTCCGCAATCGGAAGGCGAGGATTTCAATTTCCTTTGGCCGGAGATGAAGCGTCTGAAAGTGGATTTGGTGGACGAACATTTCTACCGGTCTCCCGAATGGTTCTTGAACGGAGCCAAGCGCTATGATTCGTATGACCGCCAAGGACCGAAAGTTTTTGCCGGCGAATATGCCTGCCATCCGGCCAATCGCGAGAACAGTTTCCTGACCGCCTTGTGCGAAGCCGCCTTTATGACAGGTTTTGAACGGAATGCGGATGTGGTGCACTTATGCACGTATGCCCCGCTTTTTGCTCATGTAGACGCTTGGCAGTGGCGTCCGGATCTGATCTGGTTCGACAACCTTTCGTTGGTAAAGACTCCTAACTATTATGTGCAGCAGCTATACGGTCATAATGCCGGTACAAATGTCGTTCCGCTGACCATGCAGGACGAACCGGTCACCGGACAGCAGGATTTGTATGCCACTGCGGCAGTCGATAAGCATTCGAACGAACTAATCATCAAAGTCGCCAATACGGGAATCTGTAACAAGAGGATCAAGTTGAACTTGAACGGTCTTTCGGCCGGTAAGCATAAAGGGATGCTTACATTGCTCCATTCTTCCGACCTGGAAGCCAAAAACACGTTGTGCAATCCTTCGGCGGTAGTCCCGGTCGTTTCCGATATCGAGATGGAGGCTCCGCAAATGGATGTGAACTTGAAACCGCTTAGTTTCTCTGTTTATCGTATCAAATTATGA